The Meiothermus sp. genome segment GTCGCATGCTCTACCGACTGAGCTACCTTGGCAAGAGGCCGCCCGCAGGCGGCTTGGTGGCGCTCCGGACGGGACTTGAACCCGCGATCTCCCACGTGACAGGCGGGTATGTTAACCAACTACACCACCGGAGCAGATTGTTGCGCAGCGTCGGAGTCGTCCGAACGGGCACATAGGATAATAGCGGCTGGCCTACTGGGTGTCAAGCATGATGACCTGGAAAGAGGTGCTTGCCCAACACAAAACCCTGCGGGGCATTGGGCAGCATAGCCTGCTGGTAGACCGGGGCGAGTCGGGCTACCGCAACCGCTTCTTGCCCGACGGCGCCATTCTGTACCCGGGCGAGGGGCTTGCGGGCCACCAGCAGCCCACCGGGGGGAACCGGATTTTGCTCGAGGCCCTCGCATCCCAAACCCCCTTGCGGGTTTATGAGCGCTTGAAGCCCAACTGCTGGCAGGATCGGGGCCCGTACCGGGTCGAGGGTGTGGAATACCGGCTGGAAGAGGCCGAGCGCCGCTATGTCTACTGGTTCCGGCTGGTGCCGCTCGCTGCTACCTGAGCCAAAAACCGCCGCAGCTTGAGGGGGTCTTTGAGGCGGGGCGCTGCTTCCACCCCGCTGCTTACGTCCACCGCATACGGCTTCAAGTCGAGTATGGGTTGCAGGTTGTGGGGGGTCAGGCCTCCGGCAATGATGAGCCGGGGGTGTGGCTTCAGGGGTACAACCCAGTCGAGGGGATAGCTTTGCCCGCTCCCGGGACTGACCCCATCCAGCAAGAGTGCGTCGGCAGGATAAGAAAGCCACTCGGGTTGGGCCGGGCCGGAGAGCTTGAAGGCTTTGATGACCGGAAGGAACCGGCGGATATGCTCGGCCCACTCGGGGGGTTCGCTCCCGTGAAGCTGGGCCACCTGGAGCCGGGCCGTCTGCATATGATCGAGAACCACCTCCGGGGGGGTGTCGACAAACAC includes the following:
- a CDS encoding phosphoribosylanthranilate isomerase codes for the protein MTRAKICGITRLEDALLAEELGAWALGFILAPGTKRYVEPEQIRPIAEALGPFVVRVGVFVDTPPEVVLDHMQTARLQVAQLHGSEPPEWAEHIRRFLPVIKAFKLSGPAQPEWLSYPADALLLDGVSPGSGQSYPLDWVVPLKPHPRLIIAGGLTPHNLQPILDLKPYAVDVSSGVEAAPRLKDPLKLRRFLAQVAASGTSRNQ